A single region of the Nicotiana sylvestris chromosome 6, ASM39365v2, whole genome shotgun sequence genome encodes:
- the LOC104226304 gene encoding zinc finger protein ZAT5-like — protein MEISEDSADRTLVFKGKRSKRPRQLSLVGMAVAVTSTSSTGGGGAGGGTGGSSDDIGGGGEFYSSSIQYSPTTSSTHISTSSEEDEDMANCLILLAQSGRCQKLQVESSERKMVKISSRKFTEMATCTTGKAGFYVYECKTCNRTFPSFQALGGHRTSHKKAKTIVEEKKSTADSENPDHQNEEKLNEIITPTQIVNKGNSHSKPKIHECSICGAEFSSGQALGGHMRRHRPPPMITATNSTKVTGETTSESSHNDDENSNKEKPRIILSLDLNLPAPPEDDSKFGFSANKQSLVFSPTALVDCHY, from the coding sequence ATGGAAATCTCCGAAGATTCAGCCGATCGCACGTTAGTATTCAAAGGGAAACGTAGTAAGCGACCACGGCAGTTGTCTCTTGTTGGCATGGCTGTGGCGGTCACTTCCACGTCATCAACCGGCGGCGGCGGTGCTGGTGGTGGAACTGGTGGCAGTAGTGATGATATTGGCGGCGGAGGAGAATTTTACTCTTCGTCAATTCAGTATTCACCAACTACTTCTTCTACTCATATATCGACTAGTTCAGAGGAAGATGAGGACATGGCCAATTGCTTAATACTATTAGCACAAAGTGGCCGATGCCAGAAACTACAAGTGGAAAGTAGTGAACGTAAGATGGTAAAAATCAGTAGCCGAAAATTTACAGAAATGGCCACTTGTACAACTGGAAAAGCCGGGTTCTATGTCTATGAGTGCAAAACTTGTAACAGAACTTTCCCATCTTTTCAAGCACTGGGTGGGCATAGAACAAGTCACAAAAAAGCCAAAACCATAGTAGAAGAGAAAAAATCTACAGCTGATTCAGAAAATCCTGATCATCAAAATGAAGAAAAGTTGAACGAGATTATTACGCCAACCCAAATAGTGAATAAAGGTAATTCACACAGCAAGCCAAAAATTCATGAGTGTTCAATTTGTGGGGCAGAATTCTCGTCAGGACAAGCTTTGGGTGGTCATATGAGAAGACATAGACCACCACCTATGATTACAGCAACAAACAGTACTAAGGTTACAGGTGAGACGACTTCGGAATCATCACATAATGATGATGAGAATTCGAATAAGGAGAAGCCAAGAATCATTTTATCGCTTGATCTTAACTTGCCGGCGCCGCCCGAAGATGATTCAAAGTTTGGTTTTTCAGCCAATAAGCAAAGTCTTGTCTTCTCCCCTACGGCTTTGGTGGATTGCCATTACTAG